A window of the Callospermophilus lateralis isolate mCalLat2 chromosome 7, mCalLat2.hap1, whole genome shotgun sequence genome harbors these coding sequences:
- the Ube2j2 gene encoding ubiquitin-conjugating enzyme E2 J2 gives MSSSSSKRAPTTATQRLKQDYLRIKKDPVPYICAEPLPSNILEWHYVVRGPEMTPYEGGYYHGKLIFPREFPFKPPSIYMITPNGRFKCNTRLCLSITDFHPDTWNPAWSVSTILTGLLSFMVEKGPTLGSIETSDFTKRQLAVQSLVFNLKDKVFCELFPEVVEEIKQKQKAQDELSSRPQTLPLPDVVPDGEMHHGQNGVQLLNGHAPGAGPHLAGLQQANRHHGLLGGALANLFVIVGFAAFAYTVKYVLRSIAQE, from the exons atgagcagcagcagcagcaagagAGCCCCAACGACAGCAACCCAAAGACTGAAGCAGGACTACCTTCGGATCAAGAAAGACCCGGTGCCTTACATCTGCGCCGAGCCCCTCCCTTCCAATATTCTTGAATG GCACTATGTTGTCCGCGGCCCTGAGATGACCCCTTACGAAG GTGGCTATTATCATGGAAAGCTAATTTTTCCCAGAGAATTTCCTTTTAAGCCTCCTAGTATTTACATGATAACTCCCAATGGAAGGTTTAAGTGCAACACGAG GCTGTGTCTCTCTATCACGGATTTCCACCCAGACACGTGGAACCCAGCGTGGTCTGTCTCCACCATCCTGACCGGGCTCCTGAGCTTCATGGTGGAGAAGGGCCCCACCCTGGGCAGTATAGAGACCTCGGACTTCACG aAAAGACAACTGGCTGTACAGAGCCTAGTGTTTAATTTAAAAGATAAAGTCTTTTGTGAATTGTTCCCTGAAGTTGTGGAG GAAATTAAACAAAAACAGAAAGCACAAGATGAACTCAGTAGCAGACCACAGACTCTGCCCTTGCCAGATGTGGTTCCTGATGGGGAGATGCACCATGGCCAGAATGGGGTCCAGCTTCTCAATGGGCATGCACCGGGGGCCGGGCCCCACCTTGCAGGGCTCCAGCAGGCCAACCGGCACCATGGACTCCTGGGCGGTGCCCTGGCGAACTTGTTTGTCATAGTGGGTTTTGCAGCCTTTGCCTACACGGTCAAGTATGTGCTGAGGAGCATCGCACAGGAATGA
- the C1qtnf12 gene encoding adipolin, whose product MRRWAWAAVLALLWPQLTLLWGVGAWQEPKRLRQPGQRTEAPNTTASDSEGLPGSPKPLEPSGPEFSDAHTTWLNFVRRPEDGSSKKRCRCQGQDKKLRGLLGPPGPPGPPGPPGPPGVEVAPEALLQEFKDMLKEATERRFSAWPDPPLSRGAGPWLMVEAFHCRLKGPVLVDKKTLVELQGFQAPTAQGAFLRGSGLSLASGRFTAPVSAIFQFSASLHVDHSELQGRARLRARDTVRVLICIESLCHRHTSLEAISGLESNSRVFTAQLQGLLQLQAGQYASVFVDNGSGVVLTIQSGSSFSGLLLGA is encoded by the exons ATGCGACGCTGGGCCTGGGCTGCAGTCCTGGCCCTCCTCTGGCCACAGCTCACGTTGCTCTGGGGAGTCGGGGCATGGCAGGAGCCCAAGAGGCTGCGGCAGCCCGGCCAGCGCACAGAGGCCCCCAACACCACAGCTTCCGACAGCGAAGGTCTGCCTGGCTCTCCCAAG CCGCTGGAGCCCTCAGGGCCTGAGTTCTCAGATGCTCACACGACGTGGTTGAACTTTGTCCGACGGCCAGAAGATGGTTCCTCCAAGAAACGCTGTCGCTGTCAAGGCCAAGACAAGAAGTTG CGAGGCCTCTTGGGTCCCCCGGGGCCCCCTGGGCCTCCAGGACCCCCAGGGCCCCCCGGTGTGGAAGTCGCCCCAGAAGCCCTGCTTCAGGAGTTCAAGGACATGCTGAAGG AGGCCACAGAACGGCGGTTCTCAGCATGGCCAGACCCGCCACTGTCCCGTGGGGCTGGCCCATGGCTGATGGTTGAGGCCTTTCACTGCCGGCTGAAGGGCCCCGTGCTGGTAGACAAGAAGACACTGGTGGAGCTGCAGGGTTTCCAGGCT CCCACTGCCCAGGGTGCTTTCCTGCGGGGGTCTGGCCTGAGCTTGGCCTCAGGCCGATTCACAGCCCCAGTCTCTGCCATCTTCCAGTTTTCCGCCAGCCTACACGTGG ACCATAGTGAGCTGCAGGGCAGGGCCCGGCTGCGGGCCCGGGACACTGTGCGTGTCCTCATCTGCATCGAGTCCCTGTGTCACCGCCACAC GTCCCTGGAGGCCATCTCAGGCCTGGAGAGCAACAGCAGGGTCTTCACGGCACAGTTGCAGGGGCTGCTGCAGCTGCAG GCTGGGCAGTATGCCTCCGTGTTTGTGGACAACGGCTCCGGGGTGGTCCTCACCATCCAGAGTGGCTCCAGCTTCTCTgggctgcttctgggtgcctga